Proteins co-encoded in one Myotis daubentonii chromosome 8, mMyoDau2.1, whole genome shotgun sequence genomic window:
- the CENPB gene encoding major centromere autoantigen B, producing MGPKRRQLTFREKSRIIQEVEENPDLRKGEIARRFNIPPSTLSTILKNKRAILASERKYGVASTCRKTNKLSPYDKLEGLLIAWFQQIRAAGLPVKGIILKEKALRIAEELGMDDFTASNGWLDRFRRRHGVVSCSGVARARSRSAAPRAPAAPASPPAVPSEGSGGSTTGWRAREEQPPSVAEGYASQDVFSATETSLWYDFLPDQAAGLCGSDGRARRATQRLSVLLCANADGSEKLPPLVAGKSAKPRAGQAGLPCDYTANSKGGVTTQALAKYLKALDTRMAAESRRVLLLAGRLAAQSVDTSGLRHVQLAFFPPGTVQPLERGVVQQVKGHYRQAMLLKAMAALEGQDRSGLQLGLMEALHFVAAAWQAVEPSDIAACFREAGFGGGPNATITTALKSEGEEEEEEEEEEEEEGEGEEEEAEEEEEEGEEEEEGGEGEELGEEEEVEEEADVDDSEEEEEEEEEEEESSSEGLEAEDWAQGVMEAGGSFGGYGAQEEAQYPTLHFLEGEADSESDSEEEEDDDEDDDDEDDEDEDGDEVPVPSFGEAMAYFAMVKRYLTSFPIDDRVQSHILHLEHDLVHVTRKNHARQAGVRGLGHQS from the coding sequence ATGGGCCCCAAGCGGCGGCAGCTGACGTTCCGGGAGAAGTCACGGATCATCCAGGAGGTGGAGGAGAACCCGGACCTGCGCAAGGGCGAGATCGCGCGGCGCTTCAACATCCCGCCGTCCACGCTGAGCACCATCCTGAAGAACAAGCGCGCCATCCTGGCGTCGGAGCGCAAGTACGGGGTGGCCTCCACCTGCCGCAAGACCAACAAGCTGTCTCCGTACGACAAGCTCGAGGGGCTGCTCATCGCCTGGTTCCAGCAGATCCGCGCTGCCGGCCTGCCCGTGAAGGGCATCATTCTCAAGGAGAAGGCTCTGCGGATCGCGGAGGAGCTGGGCATGGATGACTTCACTGCCTCCAACGGCTGGCTGGACCGCTTCCGCCGGCGCCACGGAGTCGTGTCCTGCAGTGGGGTGGCCCGCGCCCGCTCACGCAGCGCCGCTCCCCGAGCCCCAGCAGCGCCCGCCAGCCCGCCGGCGGTGCCCTCGGAGGGCAGCGGCGGGAGTACCACGGGCTGGCGCGCTCGGGAGGAGCAGCCGCCGTCGGTGGCCGAGGGCTACGCCTCCCAGGACGTGTTCAGCGCCACCGAGACCAGTTTATGGTACGACTTTCTGCCCGATCAGGCCGCGGGGCTGTGCGGCAGCGATGGACGGGCCCGCCGGGCCACCCAACGCCTGAGTGTGTTGCTGTGCGCCAACGCCGACGGCAGCGAGAAGCTGCCCCCGCTGGTGGCGGGCAAGTCAGCCAAGCCCCGTGCTGGCCAAGCCGGCCTGCCCTGCGACTACACCGCCAACTCCAAGGGTGGTGTtaccacccaggccctggccaagtACCTGAAGGCCCTGGACACCCGCATGGCCGCAGAGTCTCGCCGAGTCCTGCTACTTGCTGGCCGCCTGGCTGCCCAGTCCGTGGATACCTCAGGCCTCCGGCATGTGCAGCTAGCCTTCTTCCCGCCCGGCACCGTGCAGCCACTGGAGCGGGGAGTTGTCCAACAGGTGAAGGGCCACTACCGCCAGGCTATGCTGCTCAAGGCCATGGCTGCGCTAGAGGGCCAAGATCGTTCAGGCCTGCAGCTGGGCCTCATGGAGGCCCTGCACTTCGTGGCTGCAGCTTGGCAGGCAGTGGAGCCTTCTGACATAGCTGCCTGCTTTCGTGAGGCGGGCTTCGGGGGTGGCCCAAATGCTACCATCACCACTGCCCTCAAGAgcgagggagaggaagaggaggaggaggaagaagaagaggaagaggagggagaaggggaggaggaggaggcagaggaggaggaggaggaaggggaggaagaggaggaagggggggaaggagaggagttgggggaggaagaggaggtggaagaggaggcTGATGTTGATGAcagtgaggaagaggaagaggaagaggaggaggaggaggagagctccTCTGAGGGCTTGGAGGCAGAGGACTGGGCCCAGGGTGTAATGGAGGCCGGTGGCAGCTTCGGAGGCTATGGTGCCCAGGAGGAGGCCCAGTACCCTACCCTCCATTTCCTGGAAGGTGAGGCAGACTCTGAGTCGGacagtgaggaagaggaggacgaCGATGAAGACGATGACGATGAAGATGATGAAGATGAGGATGGTGATGAGGTGCCTGTGCCTAGCTTTGGGGAGGCCATGGCCTACTTCGCTATGGTAAAGAGGTACCTGACCTCCTTCCCCATCGATGATCGTGTGCAGAGCCACATCCTCCACTTGGAACACGATCTGGTCCATGTGACCAGGAAGAACCatgccaggcaggcaggcgtTCGGGGTCTTGGACATcaaagctga